The following are encoded in a window of Pseudomonas multiresinivorans genomic DNA:
- a CDS encoding cysteine hydrolase family protein, which yields MSTALLIIDVQSDLCSGDSACFDIDNVLQRINSMSRAAREAGVPVVLVQHEDDDLQYGSAGWQLETRLLTDHSDLKVRKTTPDSFLRTDLAERLQSRGIDHLVICGLQSDYCVDTTTRRALAQGYAVTLVGDAHSTVDNAVLSAAQITAHHNAVLGSISSFGQRARIVPAANVCF from the coding sequence ATGAGCACCGCCCTGCTGATCATCGACGTCCAGTCCGACCTGTGTTCCGGCGACTCCGCCTGTTTCGACATCGACAACGTCCTGCAGCGCATCAACAGCATGAGCCGTGCAGCACGGGAGGCCGGTGTGCCAGTGGTGCTGGTACAGCACGAGGACGATGACCTGCAGTATGGCAGCGCCGGCTGGCAGCTGGAAACGCGCCTGCTCACCGATCACTCCGACCTGAAGGTGCGCAAGACCACCCCGGATTCCTTCCTGCGCACTGACCTGGCCGAGCGGCTGCAATCGCGCGGCATCGACCATCTGGTGATCTGCGGCCTGCAGAGCGACTACTGCGTCGACACCACCACCCGCCGCGCCCTGGCCCAGGGCTATGCGGTGACGCTGGTGGGCGATGCGCATTCCACCGTCGACAATGCCGTGCTCAGCGCCGCGCAGATCACCGCGCACCACAATGCGGTGCTGGGCAGCATCAGCAGCTTCGGCCAGCGAGCCAGGATCGTCCCGGCCGCCAACGTGTGCTTCTGA
- a CDS encoding acetyl-CoA C-acetyltransferase, which yields MQDVVIVAATRTAIGAFQGSLANIPAHELGSLVIRSLLERSGVKPDQIDEVILGQVLTAGAGQNPARQASIGAGLPVEVPAMTINKLCGSGLKSLFLGVQAIRCGDADAIIAGGQESMSLAPYVLPKARTGLRMGHAELQDTLLRDGLIDAFNDYHMGITAENLAEKFGISREAQDAFAAQSQLKAASAIEAGRFKDEITPVLIPQRKGDPLSFATDEQPRAGTTAESLAKLKPAFKKDGTVTAGNASTLNDGAAAVLLMSAERARSLNLPVLARIKAYASSGVDPSIMGIAPVTATRRCLEKAGWSLDEVELIEANEAFAAQALSVGKELGWNAEKVNVNGGAVALGHPIGASGARVLVTLLHEMLRRDAKKGLATLCIGGGQGVAMALVRD from the coding sequence ATGCAAGACGTAGTAATCGTTGCCGCCACCCGCACCGCCATCGGCGCCTTCCAGGGCAGCCTGGCGAACATTCCCGCCCACGAACTGGGCAGCCTCGTAATCCGCTCGCTGCTTGAACGCAGCGGGGTGAAGCCGGACCAGATCGACGAAGTCATCCTCGGCCAGGTGCTCACCGCCGGCGCCGGGCAGAACCCCGCGCGCCAGGCGTCCATCGGCGCGGGTCTGCCGGTTGAAGTACCCGCGATGACAATCAACAAGCTCTGCGGCTCGGGCCTGAAATCGCTGTTCCTCGGCGTCCAGGCGATCCGTTGCGGCGACGCCGACGCCATCATCGCAGGCGGCCAGGAAAGCATGAGCCTCGCGCCCTATGTGCTGCCCAAGGCTCGTACCGGCCTGCGCATGGGCCACGCCGAGCTACAGGACACCCTGCTGCGCGACGGCCTGATCGACGCCTTCAACGACTACCACATGGGCATCACCGCCGAGAACCTGGCGGAGAAGTTCGGCATCAGCCGTGAAGCCCAGGATGCCTTTGCCGCGCAGTCCCAGCTCAAGGCCGCCTCGGCCATCGAGGCCGGGCGCTTCAAGGACGAGATCACCCCGGTGCTGATTCCCCAGCGCAAGGGTGACCCGCTGTCCTTCGCCACCGACGAGCAGCCGCGCGCCGGCACCACTGCCGAATCCCTGGCCAAGCTCAAGCCGGCTTTCAAGAAGGACGGCACCGTCACCGCCGGCAACGCCTCCACTCTCAACGATGGCGCCGCCGCCGTGCTGCTGATGAGCGCCGAGCGCGCACGCAGTCTGAACCTGCCGGTTCTGGCGCGCATCAAAGCCTATGCCAGCAGCGGCGTAGACCCGTCGATCATGGGTATCGCTCCGGTGACCGCGACCCGTCGCTGCCTGGAGAAGGCCGGCTGGAGCCTGGACGAGGTCGAGCTGATCGAGGCCAACGAGGCCTTTGCGGCGCAGGCGCTGTCGGTCGGCAAGGAACTGGGCTGGAACGCCGAGAAGGTCAACGTCAACGGTGGCGCCGTCGCCCTTGGCCACCCGATCGGTGCTTCGGGCGCCCGCGTGCTGGTGACGCTGCTCCACGAAATGCTCCGCCGCGATGCGAAGAAGGGCCTGGCCACCCTGTGCATCGGTGGCGGCCAGGGTGTCGCCATGGCTCTTGTCAGAGACTGA
- a CDS encoding porin, whose protein sequence is MNKNNIAVRRQLLPLAFVTLSGPACADITLYDKDDTTFSTDGYFNAFYVNSDVDRNGDTYDRRQSRVKMGFLPNYIGFNFGKKIDGLTLTGRSSFWVTINDSEQDGTDTAIDVRQFYGNVAGDWGEVLIGKDFGLFSRSNIFLDELLAGFGNASDTLGLVDGKGVSFGNIGTGYPYPFPTSQITYRNNNLVDGLRVAVGIMDPIDTNQIDKDASDGLDDKAYQDNPRYESEISYQFDVGGAQIYSWVNGAYQTSKNTNDEVDSVTSKGLGYGIQAKMGGLSLTGSGFTAKGINPFFTNNAGEAALREVDSRGVLLQGSYSWGKNRVALSTGETRDDGNGLGSAADYSTKGIAYFRTINDNLKLVAEYNVYEIDGRKGSTVSEDTDTFAVGAVLNW, encoded by the coding sequence ATGAACAAGAACAACATCGCCGTCCGCCGCCAGCTGCTGCCGTTGGCTTTCGTCACGTTGAGCGGACCGGCCTGCGCCGACATCACCCTGTATGACAAGGACGACACGACCTTTTCCACCGATGGCTACTTCAACGCCTTCTACGTGAACAGCGACGTCGACCGTAACGGCGACACCTACGACCGCCGCCAGTCGCGGGTGAAGATGGGCTTCCTGCCGAACTACATCGGCTTCAACTTCGGCAAGAAGATCGACGGCCTGACCCTCACCGGGCGCTCGTCGTTCTGGGTGACCATCAACGATAGCGAGCAGGACGGCACCGATACCGCCATCGACGTCCGGCAGTTCTACGGCAATGTCGCCGGCGACTGGGGCGAGGTGCTGATCGGCAAGGACTTCGGCCTGTTCTCGCGCTCCAACATCTTCCTCGACGAATTGCTCGCCGGCTTCGGCAACGCCAGCGACACCCTTGGCCTGGTGGATGGCAAGGGCGTGTCCTTCGGCAACATCGGCACCGGCTACCCGTACCCGTTCCCGACCTCGCAAATCACCTACCGCAACAACAACCTGGTGGACGGCCTGCGCGTCGCCGTCGGCATCATGGACCCGATCGACACCAACCAGATCGACAAGGACGCCAGCGACGGCCTCGACGACAAGGCCTACCAGGACAACCCGCGCTACGAGAGTGAGATCAGCTACCAGTTCGACGTCGGCGGCGCGCAGATCTACAGCTGGGTCAACGGCGCCTACCAGACCTCGAAGAACACCAACGACGAAGTCGACAGCGTGACTTCCAAGGGCCTGGGCTACGGCATCCAGGCGAAGATGGGCGGCCTTTCGCTGACCGGTTCGGGCTTCACCGCCAAGGGCATCAACCCGTTCTTCACCAACAACGCCGGCGAAGCCGCGCTGCGCGAAGTAGACAGCCGCGGCGTGCTGCTGCAGGGCTCCTACAGCTGGGGCAAGAACCGTGTGGCGCTGTCCACCGGCGAGACCCGCGACGACGGCAATGGCCTGGGCAGCGCAGCGGACTACTCCACCAAGGGCATCGCCTACTTCCGCACCATCAACGACAACCTGAAGCTGGTGGCCGAGTACAACGTCTACGAGATTGACGGGCGCAAGGGCTCCACCGTCAGCGAGGACACCGACACTTTCGCGGTGGGCGCCGTCCTCAACTGGTAA
- a CDS encoding CoA transferase subunit B has translation MALTREQMAQRVARELQDGFYVNLGIGIPTLVANYVPEGMEVMLQSENGLLGMGAFPTEDSVDADMINAGKQTVTAVKGASIFDSAQSFAMIRGGHVDLTVLGAFEVDVQGNIASWMIPGKLVKGMGGAMDLVAGADNIIVTMTHASKDGESKLLDKCSLPLTGAGCIRKVLTDLAYLEIEDGAFILRETAPGVSIAEIAEKTAGRLIVPDDVKEMTF, from the coding sequence ATGGCACTTACCCGCGAACAAATGGCTCAGCGCGTGGCGCGCGAGCTGCAGGACGGTTTCTACGTGAACCTGGGCATCGGCATCCCGACCCTGGTCGCCAACTACGTGCCCGAGGGCATGGAAGTGATGTTGCAATCGGAGAACGGCCTGCTCGGCATGGGCGCGTTTCCCACGGAAGACAGCGTTGACGCCGACATGATCAACGCCGGCAAGCAGACCGTGACCGCCGTGAAGGGCGCGTCGATCTTCGACTCCGCGCAATCCTTCGCGATGATCCGTGGCGGCCACGTCGACCTCACCGTGCTCGGTGCCTTCGAGGTGGACGTGCAGGGCAACATCGCCTCCTGGATGATTCCCGGCAAGCTGGTGAAAGGCATGGGCGGCGCCATGGACCTGGTGGCCGGTGCCGACAACATCATCGTCACCATGACCCACGCTTCGAAGGACGGCGAATCCAAGCTGCTTGACAAGTGCTCGCTGCCGCTGACGGGTGCCGGCTGCATCCGCAAGGTACTCACTGATCTGGCCTACCTGGAGATCGAGGACGGCGCCTTCATCCTGCGCGAGACCGCGCCGGGCGTCAGCATCGCCGAGATCGCCGAGAAGACCGCCGGCCGCCTGATCGTGCCGGACGATGTGAAGGAAATGACCTTCTGA
- a CDS encoding LysR family transcriptional regulator — protein MNFDWNDIPILLALARHGSMSAAGRALGVDPSTMSRRLVAAEAALQTRLFIRDNSGYKATDAGEAFLSHAERILGDVQSMLLETRDEASAISGCVRITAVDFLFSHWLVQHMPHLARTYPALQLQLIPANRSLSFTRREADFALRLARPAEDAALVMRKVADIGFAVYAATSFSRVPVELWPQQAWLGYGEELDDTPEMAWVRRFAPEASLALRASSVTTLIHACQSGLGMALLPCILGDREGLVRLSGPVVVREIWLLSHRDAGRIGRFQAVSDWLREVFDQDAAQLSGEHLDVRVLGPVEISRG, from the coding sequence ATGAACTTCGACTGGAACGACATCCCGATCCTCCTCGCCCTCGCCCGCCACGGCAGCATGAGCGCCGCCGGCCGCGCGCTGGGCGTCGATCCCTCGACCATGAGCCGGCGCCTGGTGGCGGCGGAAGCCGCGCTGCAGACCCGGCTGTTCATCCGCGACAACTCCGGCTACAAGGCCACCGATGCCGGCGAGGCCTTCCTCAGCCATGCCGAGCGTATTCTCGGCGACGTGCAGAGCATGCTGCTGGAGACTCGCGACGAAGCCAGCGCCATCAGCGGCTGCGTACGCATCACGGCAGTGGACTTCCTCTTCAGCCACTGGCTGGTGCAGCACATGCCCCACCTGGCGCGGACCTACCCGGCCCTGCAGCTGCAACTGATCCCGGCGAATCGCTCGCTGTCCTTCACCCGCCGCGAGGCCGACTTCGCCCTGCGCCTGGCGCGCCCCGCAGAGGATGCCGCGCTGGTGATGCGCAAAGTCGCCGACATCGGCTTCGCGGTGTACGCGGCCACGTCCTTTTCCCGCGTGCCGGTGGAGTTGTGGCCACAACAGGCCTGGCTGGGTTACGGCGAAGAACTCGACGATACGCCGGAGATGGCCTGGGTACGCCGCTTCGCGCCCGAGGCCAGTCTCGCCCTGCGCGCCAGCAGTGTGACCACGCTGATCCACGCCTGCCAGAGCGGCCTGGGCATGGCCTTGCTGCCGTGCATCCTCGGTGATCGCGAGGGGTTGGTGCGGCTGTCCGGGCCGGTGGTCGTGCGGGAAATCTGGCTGCTCAGCCACCGCGACGCCGGCCGCATCGGCCGCTTCCAGGCGGTCAGCGACTGGCTGCGCGAAGTGTTCGACCAGGATGCCGCGCAACTCAGCGGCGAGCACCTGGACGTCCGCGTACTGGGCCCGGTGGAAATCAGCCGCGGCTGA
- the nosP gene encoding nitric oxide-sensing protein NosP has translation MHETQGVVRGMSDARDVEAVAQDLARQLIHPNLGFVLFFCSAEYDLPALAAALEQYFGGIDLAGCTTAGEITPQGYGRGCVTAVGFDLRSFAISCALVDEMERFSLIDAQQMVESLVADCRSAGLAPIKDHSFALTLLDGLSSREEVVLAALSAALGAIPHFGGSAGDDNHLTHTHVYYQGQFHTGAAVVVLFNTWLDFEVFTTHHVLPSEEKLVVTRADSDSRRVLELNAEPAALEFARLVGVPLGQLDFSLFPAHPLAVRVRDQYYVRSIQQVNDDLSLTFYCAVENGIVLTAMSTGPLLPGLQEQFQRLHERLGPPLLTIGCDCFLRRLELEVAGDTEPTAEFLRSQQVIGFNTYGEQFNGMHINQTFTGVAIGRPRGNAGG, from the coding sequence ATGCACGAAACACAAGGAGTCGTTCGCGGCATGTCCGATGCCCGCGACGTCGAGGCGGTCGCCCAGGACCTGGCGCGGCAACTGATCCATCCGAACCTGGGCTTCGTGCTGTTCTTCTGCTCCGCCGAATACGACCTGCCGGCGCTGGCCGCCGCGCTGGAACAGTACTTCGGTGGCATCGACCTGGCCGGTTGCACCACCGCCGGCGAGATCACCCCGCAGGGCTATGGCCGTGGCTGCGTCACCGCTGTGGGCTTCGACCTGCGCAGCTTCGCCATCTCCTGCGCGCTGGTGGACGAGATGGAGCGCTTCAGCCTGATCGACGCCCAGCAGATGGTCGAATCCCTGGTGGCCGACTGTCGCAGCGCAGGACTGGCGCCGATCAAGGACCACAGTTTCGCCCTGACCCTGCTCGATGGTCTGTCCAGTCGCGAGGAAGTGGTGCTCGCCGCACTGAGCGCGGCGCTCGGCGCCATTCCGCATTTTGGTGGCTCGGCCGGCGACGACAACCACCTGACCCACACCCACGTCTACTACCAGGGCCAGTTCCACACAGGGGCGGCCGTCGTGGTGCTGTTCAACACCTGGCTGGACTTCGAGGTGTTCACCACCCACCACGTGCTGCCCAGCGAGGAGAAACTGGTGGTCACCCGCGCCGACAGCGACAGCCGCCGGGTGCTGGAGCTCAACGCCGAACCGGCCGCGCTGGAGTTCGCGCGGCTGGTCGGCGTGCCGCTGGGGCAGCTGGATTTCTCGCTGTTCCCGGCGCACCCGCTGGCGGTGCGGGTGCGCGACCAGTACTACGTGCGCTCGATCCAGCAGGTCAACGACGATCTCAGCCTGACTTTCTACTGCGCGGTGGAGAACGGCATCGTCCTCACCGCCATGAGCACCGGCCCGCTGTTGCCGGGGCTGCAGGAGCAGTTCCAGCGCCTGCACGAGCGCCTCGGCCCGCCATTGCTGACCATCGGCTGCGACTGCTTCCTGCGCCGCCTGGAGCTGGAAGTGGCCGGCGATACCGAACCCACCGCCGAGTTTCTCCGAAGCCAGCAGGTGATCGGCTTCAACACCTACGGGGAACAATTCAATGGCATGCATATCAACCAGACCTTCACCGGTGTCGCCATTGGCCGTCCTCGGGGCAACGCCGGAGGCTGA
- a CDS encoding short-chain fatty acid transporter → MNSHLHTPSSALQDSRSARFAMACSNWAERWFPDSWVFAALAVLIVTVAALAIGAPATETAKAFGDGFWSLIPFTMQMAFVVIGGYVVASSGPASRLIDLFARVPNNGRSAVAWVAVISMVASLLNWGLSLVFGGLLVRALARREDLKMDYRAAGAAAYLGLGAVWALGLSSSAAQLQANPASLPPSILAITGVIPFTETIFLWQSGVMLLALVLVSLVIAYMTAPGAGSARDAKACGVDVSFTPPSAPKATRPGEWLEHSPLLILMLVALAGGWLYHEFSTKPAITAISGLNTYNLLFIMVGALLHWRPRNFLDAVARAVPTTTGVLIQFPLYGSIAAIMTTVKGGDGATIAHHISTFFVQIASHDTYALLMGVYSAVLGFFIPSGGGKWIIEAPYVMQVANELQYHLGWAVQIYNAAEALPNLINPFYMLPLLGVLGLKARDLIGFSFVQLLVHIPLVLFLLWALGTTLQYLPPVQP, encoded by the coding sequence ATGAATTCCCACCTGCACACCCCCAGCAGCGCCTTGCAGGACAGCCGTTCGGCGCGCTTCGCCATGGCCTGTTCGAACTGGGCCGAACGCTGGTTCCCCGACTCCTGGGTCTTCGCCGCGCTGGCGGTGCTGATCGTCACTGTTGCCGCCCTGGCCATTGGCGCACCCGCCACCGAAACCGCCAAGGCCTTCGGTGACGGCTTCTGGAGCCTGATTCCTTTCACCATGCAAATGGCCTTCGTGGTCATCGGTGGCTATGTCGTAGCCAGCTCCGGCCCGGCTTCCCGGCTCATCGACCTGTTCGCCCGCGTGCCGAACAACGGCCGTTCGGCAGTCGCCTGGGTCGCGGTCATTTCCATGGTCGCTTCGCTGCTCAACTGGGGCCTGTCGCTGGTGTTCGGTGGTTTGCTGGTGCGCGCCCTGGCGCGCCGCGAAGACCTGAAGATGGACTACCGCGCCGCCGGCGCTGCCGCCTACCTGGGCCTGGGAGCCGTGTGGGCGCTGGGCCTGTCGTCGTCAGCCGCGCAACTGCAGGCCAACCCGGCCAGCCTGCCGCCGTCAATCCTGGCGATCACGGGCGTCATTCCGTTCACCGAGACCATCTTCCTCTGGCAATCCGGCGTGATGCTGCTGGCCCTGGTGCTGGTGTCACTGGTGATCGCCTACATGACCGCACCCGGCGCCGGCAGCGCCCGCGACGCCAAGGCTTGCGGCGTGGACGTCAGCTTCACCCCGCCGAGTGCGCCGAAGGCCACCCGCCCGGGCGAGTGGCTGGAGCACAGCCCGCTGCTGATCCTGATGCTGGTGGCCCTGGCCGGCGGCTGGCTGTATCACGAGTTCAGCACCAAGCCGGCGATCACCGCGATCTCCGGACTGAACACTTACAACCTGCTGTTCATCATGGTCGGTGCGCTGCTGCACTGGCGCCCGCGCAACTTCCTCGACGCCGTGGCGCGCGCCGTGCCGACCACCACCGGCGTGCTGATCCAGTTCCCGCTGTATGGCTCCATCGCCGCGATCATGACCACCGTGAAGGGCGGCGACGGCGCGACCATCGCCCACCATATCTCCACCTTCTTCGTGCAGATCGCTTCCCACGACACCTACGCGCTGCTGATGGGCGTGTACTCGGCGGTGCTGGGCTTCTTCATCCCGTCCGGTGGCGGCAAGTGGATCATCGAGGCGCCCTATGTGATGCAGGTGGCCAATGAGCTGCAATACCACCTGGGCTGGGCAGTGCAGATCTACAACGCCGCCGAGGCGCTGCCGAACCTGATCAACCCGTTCTACATGCTGCCGCTGCTGGGCGTGCTGGGACTGAAGGCCCGCGACCTGATCGGCTTCAGCTTCGTCCAGTTGCTGGTGCACATCCCGCTGGTGCTGTTCCTGCTCTGGGCGCTGGGCACCACCCTGCAGTACCTGCCGCCGGTCCAGCCGTAA
- a CDS encoding CoA transferase subunit A, protein MAGLDKRVGSYEEALAGLTDDMTVLAGGFGICGIPENLIAHIRKLGVKGLTVVSNNCGIDGFGLGVLLEDRQIRKMIASYVGENALFEQQLLSGELEVELTPQGTLAEKLRAGGAGIPAFFTATGYGTPVADGKEVREFDGRHYVMERAITGDFAIVKGWKADHYGNVIYRHTAQNFNPIVATAGRITVVEVEEIVEPGELDPTQIHTPGIYVDRIIQGSFEKRIEKRTTR, encoded by the coding sequence ATGGCAGGACTCGACAAGCGTGTAGGCAGTTACGAGGAAGCCCTCGCCGGGCTCACCGACGACATGACGGTACTGGCGGGCGGCTTCGGCATCTGCGGTATCCCGGAAAACCTCATCGCGCACATCCGCAAGCTGGGCGTGAAGGGCCTGACCGTGGTCTCCAACAACTGCGGCATCGACGGCTTCGGTCTCGGCGTGCTGCTGGAGGACCGGCAGATCCGCAAGATGATCGCTTCCTACGTCGGCGAGAACGCCCTGTTCGAGCAGCAGTTGTTGTCGGGTGAACTGGAGGTCGAACTGACTCCACAGGGCACCCTGGCAGAAAAACTCCGCGCTGGCGGCGCCGGCATCCCGGCCTTCTTCACCGCCACCGGCTACGGCACTCCGGTCGCCGATGGCAAGGAAGTGCGTGAGTTCGACGGCCGCCATTACGTGATGGAGCGCGCCATCACCGGCGACTTCGCCATCGTCAAGGGCTGGAAGGCCGACCACTACGGCAACGTCATCTACCGCCACACCGCGCAGAACTTCAATCCCATCGTCGCCACCGCGGGCCGCATCACCGTCGTCGAAGTGGAAGAGATCGTCGAACCGGGCGAACTGGACCCCACCCAGATCCACACCCCCGGCATCTACGTCGACCGCATCATTCAGGGCTCCTTCGAAAAGCGCATCGAAAAGCGCACGACTCGCTAA
- the pqqF gene encoding pyrroloquinoline quinone biosynthesis protein PqqF produces the protein MNTFPAKTLTLANGLCATLIHAPDASRAAALLRIARGSHDEPEAFPGLAHFTEHLLFLCGEHFVEGERLMPWVQARGGRVNASTRARQTDYFFEVPADALGDGLARLVDMLARPRLDETVQVAEREVLEAEFLARGRDPDTLIDAALALAVAPGHALGRFVAGRRDTLKVESAEFQQALRDFIRTCQVGGALELWLQGPQTLEELAVLAEREGSVFPLGAAVASADRESLLPLSGEELKLRLPGAPRLVLAFALDGMAGEGGALLEQLQGWLADEAPGSLLACLGQNGLADSARARLSRFADGQALLRFDFELAEASTADLVESAFLSWLEALRKLPADVLAAAPADGATGSLERLQRRARSDASSVWLGQLVASRMIRLLASESVIGESLTSAGFVLDVVRCPERAVEPLRAEPWSFTPTQLPADSEPAALHLRWRFSQAPGRQAFLSARQALRPLAGEARHEGVTLRLESLESDWALLLSGARNQLADLAECAINVLQHPPAAVLGQGARLLAAERRRREGEMPIRQLIDLLPQVLAGDSEALPDWSAAHWDALGLGIELPDTLADHSTTSALPPRSGPPGRHRQVLEMPGEAALLLFCPLASRSAADEAAWRLLARVLEPAFFHWLRGERQLAYALYCGFRQVGMRRGILFAVQSPLLSAVELQAEVDSFLYQQGEALLRIDPQRVDSLRASLAAELARAPGDFAERLQQAWNDQLAGVAPPHRELMVEALDSLCATELRAAHSALSSAQGGHWLLLSRA, from the coding sequence ATGAACACATTCCCCGCCAAGACCCTGACCCTCGCCAACGGCCTGTGCGCCACGCTCATTCACGCGCCCGATGCGAGCCGAGCGGCGGCGCTGCTGCGTATTGCCCGTGGCAGCCACGACGAGCCCGAAGCCTTCCCCGGTCTTGCGCATTTCACCGAACACCTGCTGTTCCTCTGTGGCGAGCATTTCGTCGAGGGTGAGCGACTGATGCCCTGGGTGCAGGCTCGCGGCGGGCGGGTCAACGCCAGCACCCGCGCGCGGCAGACCGACTACTTCTTCGAGGTGCCGGCCGATGCACTGGGGGACGGACTGGCGCGCCTGGTGGACATGCTCGCGCGACCGCGCCTGGATGAAACCGTGCAGGTGGCTGAACGTGAAGTGCTGGAAGCCGAGTTTCTTGCCCGCGGCCGCGATCCCGACACCCTGATCGACGCCGCCCTGGCCTTGGCGGTGGCGCCGGGGCACGCGCTGGGGCGTTTCGTGGCCGGCCGGCGCGACACCTTGAAGGTGGAAAGCGCCGAGTTCCAGCAGGCGCTGCGTGATTTCATCCGCACCTGCCAGGTCGGCGGGGCGCTGGAGCTCTGGTTGCAGGGCCCGCAAACACTGGAAGAGCTGGCGGTATTGGCGGAGCGTGAAGGGAGTGTGTTTCCACTGGGCGCGGCCGTCGCAAGCGCTGACCGGGAATCCCTTCTGCCGCTCAGCGGTGAGGAACTGAAACTGCGCCTGCCGGGTGCGCCACGGCTGGTCCTGGCATTCGCCCTGGATGGCATGGCGGGCGAGGGCGGCGCGCTGCTGGAGCAACTGCAGGGCTGGCTGGCCGACGAGGCGCCCGGTTCGCTGCTGGCCTGCCTGGGGCAGAACGGGCTGGCCGACAGTGCTCGTGCGCGCCTGAGCCGCTTCGCCGACGGCCAGGCGTTGCTGCGTTTCGATTTCGAACTGGCCGAAGCGTCCACGGCCGATCTCGTGGAATCGGCCTTTCTCTCCTGGCTGGAGGCGCTGCGCAAGTTGCCGGCGGATGTGCTCGCTGCTGCGCCCGCCGACGGGGCAACCGGCTCATTGGAGCGGTTGCAGCGCAGAGCGCGCAGCGACGCGTCATCGGTCTGGCTTGGCCAATTGGTGGCGTCGCGAATGATCCGCCTGTTGGCTTCGGAGTCGGTGATCGGCGAATCCCTTACCTCGGCTGGCTTCGTTCTCGATGTCGTGCGCTGCCCGGAGCGCGCCGTCGAACCGCTGCGTGCCGAGCCCTGGTCCTTTACGCCGACGCAGCTCCCGGCCGACAGCGAGCCCGCGGCCCTGCACCTGCGCTGGCGCTTCTCCCAGGCGCCGGGTCGACAGGCCTTCCTCAGTGCGCGGCAGGCCTTGCGCCCCTTGGCCGGCGAGGCACGGCACGAAGGCGTCACGCTGCGCCTGGAATCCCTGGAAAGTGACTGGGCGCTGCTGCTGTCCGGCGCAAGAAACCAGCTCGCCGACCTGGCCGAGTGTGCGATCAACGTCCTCCAGCATCCTCCTGCCGCGGTACTGGGGCAGGGCGCACGCCTGCTGGCGGCCGAACGCCGTCGCCGCGAAGGCGAAATGCCCATCCGTCAGTTGATCGACCTGCTGCCGCAGGTGCTGGCGGGGGACAGCGAAGCGCTGCCGGACTGGTCGGCTGCCCACTGGGACGCCCTGGGCCTGGGCATCGAGTTGCCGGATACCCTGGCCGATCACTCGACCACCAGCGCGCTGCCACCGCGCAGCGGGCCGCCCGGCCGCCACCGCCAGGTGCTGGAGATGCCGGGCGAAGCAGCGTTGCTGCTGTTCTGCCCATTGGCCTCCCGCTCGGCGGCGGACGAAGCCGCGTGGCGCCTGCTGGCCCGTGTGCTGGAACCGGCTTTCTTCCATTGGCTGCGCGGTGAGCGGCAGTTGGCCTATGCCTTGTACTGTGGTTTCCGCCAGGTAGGCATGCGGCGCGGCATCCTCTTCGCGGTGCAGTCGCCGTTGCTCTCTGCCGTGGAACTGCAGGCCGAGGTGGACAGCTTCCTCTACCAGCAGGGCGAGGCCCTGCTGCGCATCGACCCGCAGCGTGTCGACAGCCTGCGTGCTTCGCTGGCTGCCGAGCTGGCCCGCGCGCCGGGAGATTTCGCCGAGCGCCTGCAGCAGGCCTGGAATGACCAGTTGGCAGGTGTCGCTCCGCCTCACCGGGAGCTCATGGTCGAGGCCCTGGACAGCCTCTGCGCCACCGAGCTACGCGCCGCGCATTCAGCGCTGAGCTCTGCCCAGGGCGGCCACTGGCTGCTGCTCAGCCGCGCCTGA